A window from bacterium encodes these proteins:
- a CDS encoding efflux RND transporter periplasmic adaptor subunit, with product MTMLKDGDTHSLKTGREDVAVDLRVDRNPPPGRDGRDRARPLQMFTELGVIALAAVATLLIACQEPPPVETVLRPVRYEQVSTSQEARLRTFAGVARAGVESNLSFRVAGTVDRVAVTVGQQVRRGQLLARMDPTDYELRVQEAVAGLAQAEAASRNAEADYERVRGLYENNNASRRELDGARASSESSLAQVQAAQKRLEQARQQVSYATLRAPVGGTVAAVNVEVNENVNAGQKVILLTAGSDTEVEVALPEAVISAVELGQTVEVRFDALPGRTFDAQVTEAGVAAVGTATTFPVTAQLTESDPDIRSGMAAEVAFRFSTAATQGRLLVSPVAVGEDREGRFVFVLKLAQKGSEAETLTARVERRAVTIGELTGDGLEIRSGLADGELVVTAGVRRLSDGEQVKVVEIPS from the coding sequence ATGACGATGTTGAAAGATGGGGATACTCACTCGCTCAAGACCGGTCGGGAGGATGTAGCGGTCGACCTCCGTGTCGACCGGAATCCACCGCCCGGAAGGGACGGTCGAGACAGAGCTCGACCGCTACAAATGTTCACGGAGCTAGGCGTCATAGCTCTAGCGGCTGTCGCGACGCTCCTTATCGCCTGCCAGGAGCCGCCACCGGTCGAGACCGTTCTGCGTCCGGTTCGCTACGAACAGGTCTCGACCAGCCAGGAAGCGCGGCTGCGGACATTCGCCGGAGTCGCTCGGGCGGGTGTCGAGTCGAACTTGAGCTTCCGAGTCGCCGGTACGGTAGATCGGGTCGCGGTTACAGTCGGTCAGCAGGTGCGCCGCGGTCAGCTTCTGGCGCGCATGGACCCGACCGACTACGAGCTAAGAGTCCAGGAAGCGGTGGCGGGCCTTGCTCAAGCCGAGGCGGCTTCGCGAAACGCCGAAGCCGACTACGAGCGCGTGCGCGGCCTTTACGAAAACAACAACGCCTCCCGGCGCGAGCTCGATGGCGCCCGGGCCAGCAGCGAGTCCAGCCTCGCGCAAGTACAGGCGGCCCAGAAGCGGCTCGAGCAGGCCCGCCAGCAGGTTTCCTACGCCACTCTGCGGGCTCCGGTCGGCGGCACGGTCGCGGCGGTCAATGTCGAGGTCAACGAGAACGTCAACGCCGGCCAGAAGGTCATTCTCCTGACCGCGGGCTCTGATACCGAGGTCGAGGTGGCTCTGCCCGAGGCGGTGATCTCCGCCGTCGAGCTCGGACAGACCGTCGAAGTGCGCTTCGACGCTTTGCCCGGACGGACCTTTGACGCCCAAGTCACCGAGGCGGGCGTCGCGGCGGTGGGCACCGCGACCACCTTCCCGGTTACGGCCCAACTCACGGAATCCGATCCGGATATCCGCTCCGGCATGGCTGCCGAGGTCGCTTTCCGGTTTTCGACCGCGGCAACTCAGGGACGGCTGCTGGTGTCACCGGTCGCGGTCGGCGAGGATCGGGAGGGGCGGTTCGTCTTCGTCCTGAAGCTCGCACAGAAGGGGAGCGAGGCGGAAACTCTCACTGCTCGAGTGGAACGTCGTGCGGTGACCATAGGCGAGCTCACCGGTGACGGGCTGGAGATCCGAAGCGGTCTCGCGGACGGTGAGTTGGTGGTCACCGCCGGTGTGCGCCGGCTGTCGGACGGAGAGCAGGTCAAGGTCGTGGAGATCCCTTCGTGA
- a CDS encoding efflux RND transporter permease subunit has translation MNLTRAAIEKNRITFVVLAVLAVAGIQAYLGMPQSEDPGFTIRTAMVITYFPGASPERVEQLVTDKLEKAIQEIPQVDVINSQSKNGVSIIIVDIQERYKVMRPIWDDLRRKVSRAAGELPDGVIGPNVNDEFGDVFGTVVNLTGDGYSYAEIKDVADEVRDELLLIEEVAKVEIHGEQEERVFVEYNNARLAELGLSPGQLKNILESRNIINPGGQVRTLNEEIVLEPSGNFESVADLARTIISLPGRDELIYLEDVAEISRGYVDPPSRKMRASGEPGLALAVSMREGGNILVLGEEVKKTIAHAQESYPHGVEFEFTQFQAGEVEKKVDGFVGNLVQAVAIVMLVMLASLGLRTGLVVASLIPMAIVMAFIFMSLFDVGINTMSLAALMIALGLLVDNAIVMSESIMVQISEGKPPKEAAIAAAAELKTPLLVSSLTTAAAFLPIYLAKSAVGEYTAALFQVVTITLLCSWVLALTMIPLFCVMFLKVKPRGEGAFDTPFYRGYRSGLLASLRRPWVSVAVVALVFFGVMQLFGLVPAIFFPPNERPSLTAELFLPTGTPLARTEEVVLEVETFIKYNLVATPEEIEVGEDGVTNWATFIGEGAPRFFLSYGPEQASPEYAILVINASSREYIDVAVEKLRVFCRRFPGLKAKIEPLPLGPPAGDPIEVRVSGRDADLIFRLVDQVKSRLVEVEGPRNISDDWGARSKKLLVKINQARAQRAGVTNQDVAVSLQTVLSGITTTEYREADKIIPVTLRSVGADRLNLQKLDSLNVFSQATGLSVPLKQVADLEVAWQPANIRRRDRLRTVTVATDLEPGFTAIAVNEELVPLLDQDSASWPLGYSYEIGGEDEASQEANASIGEQLPVAALIIILLLVSQFNSIRRPLIILITIPLGLIGVVIGLLVMRSYFGFMTLLGIVSLAGIVINNAIVLLDRIEIEISENGLTPRRAIVESAQRRMRPILLTTFTTLGGLIPLYIGGGVMYRPMAVAIMFGLVFATALTLGVVPILYSLFFKVRFKDFVY, from the coding sequence GTGAATCTGACCCGAGCGGCGATCGAGAAGAACCGCATCACGTTCGTGGTGCTGGCGGTGCTCGCGGTAGCGGGCATCCAGGCCTATCTCGGGATGCCACAGTCGGAAGACCCCGGGTTCACCATCCGCACCGCGATGGTGATCACTTACTTTCCGGGAGCCAGTCCCGAGCGCGTCGAGCAGCTGGTCACCGACAAGCTGGAGAAGGCGATTCAGGAGATTCCCCAGGTCGACGTAATCAACAGCCAGTCCAAGAACGGAGTCTCGATCATCATCGTCGACATTCAAGAACGCTACAAGGTGATGCGGCCGATCTGGGACGACCTGAGGCGCAAGGTCAGCCGGGCCGCGGGCGAGCTCCCGGATGGCGTCATCGGGCCCAATGTCAACGACGAATTCGGTGACGTGTTCGGCACGGTGGTCAACCTGACCGGCGACGGCTACAGCTACGCCGAGATCAAAGACGTCGCCGACGAGGTGCGCGACGAGCTCCTGCTCATCGAGGAGGTCGCCAAGGTCGAGATCCACGGCGAGCAGGAAGAGCGGGTCTTTGTCGAGTACAACAACGCCCGGCTGGCCGAGTTGGGTCTGTCGCCGGGCCAGCTCAAGAACATTCTCGAGAGCCGCAACATCATCAACCCCGGCGGCCAGGTTCGGACCCTGAACGAGGAGATCGTTCTCGAGCCGTCAGGCAACTTCGAGTCGGTCGCCGACCTGGCGCGCACCATCATCAGCCTGCCGGGTCGCGACGAGTTGATCTATCTCGAGGATGTCGCCGAGATCAGCCGTGGCTACGTCGATCCGCCGAGTCGCAAGATGCGAGCCAGCGGCGAACCGGGTCTGGCGCTGGCGGTTTCGATGCGCGAGGGCGGCAATATTCTGGTTCTCGGCGAGGAGGTCAAGAAGACCATCGCCCATGCCCAGGAAAGCTATCCGCACGGCGTCGAATTCGAGTTCACCCAGTTTCAGGCCGGCGAGGTCGAGAAGAAGGTCGATGGCTTCGTCGGCAATCTGGTGCAGGCCGTGGCCATCGTGATGCTGGTGATGTTGGCGAGCCTGGGGCTTCGCACCGGACTGGTCGTGGCCAGCCTGATCCCGATGGCGATCGTCATGGCTTTCATATTCATGTCTTTGTTCGACGTCGGCATCAACACGATGTCGCTGGCGGCGCTGATGATCGCTCTCGGGCTGCTGGTCGACAACGCCATCGTCATGTCGGAATCGATCATGGTGCAGATCTCCGAGGGGAAACCGCCGAAGGAGGCCGCTATCGCTGCGGCCGCCGAGCTCAAGACCCCGCTCCTGGTGTCGTCGTTGACGACCGCGGCCGCCTTCCTGCCGATCTACCTGGCGAAGTCGGCGGTGGGTGAGTACACGGCGGCGCTGTTTCAGGTGGTAACGATCACCCTGCTGTGCTCATGGGTTTTGGCCCTGACCATGATTCCGCTCTTTTGCGTCATGTTTCTCAAGGTGAAGCCGAGAGGGGAAGGTGCCTTCGACACACCGTTCTATAGGGGATATCGGTCGGGGCTGCTGGCGAGTCTGCGCCGGCCCTGGGTGTCGGTCGCGGTGGTTGCGTTGGTCTTCTTCGGTGTTATGCAGCTCTTCGGTCTGGTGCCGGCAATCTTCTTCCCTCCCAACGAGCGGCCGTCGTTGACAGCCGAGCTGTTCTTGCCGACCGGGACGCCGTTGGCGCGTACGGAGGAAGTGGTCCTCGAGGTCGAGACGTTCATCAAGTACAACCTGGTTGCCACGCCCGAGGAGATCGAGGTCGGAGAGGACGGGGTCACCAACTGGGCGACCTTCATCGGCGAGGGCGCCCCGCGCTTCTTTCTTTCCTACGGCCCCGAGCAGGCCAGTCCGGAGTACGCCATCCTGGTGATCAATGCCTCATCGCGGGAGTACATCGACGTTGCGGTCGAGAAGCTCCGTGTCTTCTGCCGCCGGTTTCCGGGACTCAAGGCCAAGATCGAGCCGCTCCCCTTGGGACCCCCAGCGGGCGATCCGATCGAGGTTCGGGTGTCGGGGCGAGACGCCGACCTGATCTTCCGCCTGGTCGATCAGGTCAAGAGCCGCCTCGTCGAAGTGGAGGGACCGCGAAACATCTCCGATGACTGGGGCGCGCGTTCGAAAAAACTGTTGGTCAAGATCAACCAGGCCCGGGCACAGCGCGCGGGTGTTACCAATCAGGATGTCGCGGTTTCGCTGCAGACGGTGCTCTCGGGGATCACCACCACCGAGTACCGCGAGGCCGACAAGATCATCCCGGTGACTCTGCGCTCGGTCGGCGCCGACCGGCTGAACCTGCAGAAGCTGGACAGCCTGAACGTGTTCTCGCAGGCGACCGGCCTTTCGGTTCCACTCAAGCAGGTAGCCGACCTGGAAGTGGCCTGGCAGCCGGCCAACATCCGCCGCCGAGATCGGCTGCGGACGGTTACCGTTGCCACCGATCTCGAGCCGGGTTTCACCGCGATCGCGGTCAACGAGGAGTTGGTGCCGCTTCTCGATCAGGACAGTGCCAGCTGGCCCCTGGGCTATTCCTACGAGATCGGTGGTGAGGACGAAGCTTCGCAGGAAGCCAACGCTTCGATCGGCGAGCAGCTTCCGGTCGCGGCGCTCATCATCATTCTGCTCCTGGTGAGCCAGTTCAACTCGATTCGCCGACCGCTGATCATCCTCATCACGATTCCGTTGGGCCTGATCGGAGTGGTGATCGGTCTCCTGGTCATGCGCTCCTACTTCGGCTTCATGACGTTGCTGGGCATCGTGTCGCTGGCCGGCATCGTCATCAACAACGCCATTGTGTTGCTTGACCGGATCGAGATCGAGATCTCCGAGAATGGCCTCACGCCGCGGCGAGCCATTGTCGAGTCGGCCCAGCGGCGGATGCGTCCGATTCTCTTGACGACGTTCACCACGCTGGGCGGCCTGATCCCCCTATACATCGGCGGCGGCGTCATGTACCGACCGATGGCGGTCGCGATCATGTTCGGGCTGGTCTTCGCCACCGCGTTGACACTGGGCGTCGTCCCGATTCTCTACTCGCTGTTCTTCAAGGTCCGCTTCAAGGACTTCGTATATTGA